AAATCGGGAAGATATACATATCCCATCCAAACAAAATATGTTGGATGGCAAATGATTATTGTAGTAAAGCCATACCGTGATCAATCACGGAACAATCTGATGGTGTCATAACTTCAATGCATGTGCAAGTCACCTCATCAAGGTCATTGTTAACGTGGCCAAGATAGTCTAGGAGTACGAAACAGTCAGCACTCTTGCAagaatcatttttgttttaatgtaaTCTTTATTGGCCGTTTCAAACCAAACATGAGCCCGAATTAAACAAATTTCCGCATTAgataaatttacaaaattttaaaaaatctttttttataaaaatgaatttgttgcgctttgtttgttccgaatagttccaaaaacggctgaaccaattttcttgaaatgttcacagatggtagggTATGACCCTCCCGTGAAAACATGGTACTTCATTTAGTGATATCCGCGAGGgtggcggatcctcccccatgGCACCATATGGTGACAtaccaaaacacacaaaattggtaaaaatctttggggtcaaataaccgtgggggacaccctaccccaaaacccacccaagcggacatgtttaccgaaatgagaaaatatgggtatcaagtaaaaggtatttaagagaagagaaaGAACCAAAAACTGCCCAAAAATGACCGATGGGGTCAATTCTAACTAGAATACGGAACTTCTATacaaatttggggtcaaatctTAGGGGGTCCGCCAAAATCCATAAATCACCTTCAAACGGGCGTGTTGgcctatcgggacaatatgggattctaacgAAGGGTACTTGAGAGAAGAATATGAAACTTACATAAAAGTTTGGAATCAATTCTCAGGCGggtcgccctaccccaaaattaTTCATGAGAATGATATGTAAATTGAACGGTACAAGATGGAACTCAAgcgaaaggtttttgagagtagaattttaaaattatataaaaatttggggtcaattCTCGCGGAGTCGCCCCAACCCAACATAACGCCCCAAatgaggacaatatgggatactaataaaagttatttgagagttaaatatataaacaaacaaaatataaacaattttcaaatatggACCATGTAAAACGGGGGCCCAAATCTTTAATGGGTGTATCGAAGGGGTGTGTTTCAAATGTTAGAAAATGAAATATTCATGTGTTTTATTGCTTTAAGTAAAAGTAATAAACTTTTCCCCTAAGGGAATACAagagaaaggttactaaaactaccctaacccaagagaaagggtactaaaactacccctacccatgggaaagggtactaaaactaccttcatccaagggaaagggtactaaaactactcttatcCAAGAGAAAGGATACTGAAACTGCCCCTTACCCATGAGGCTACCCATAAGTAAAAGCACCCTTACCCATGAaatatgtactaaaactacccttacccaagggaaagggtactaaaattaccattACCCAttggaaagggttctaaaactactcttactcaagggaaagggttctaaaactacacttACCCAAGGGAATGGTcactaaaacttcccttacccaagggaatgggtactaaaactactcttacccatgggtactaaaattaccattacccaagagaaagggaactaaaactacccttatccaAATATATCGCTAaccaaagttttgaaaattacaaaagatTTTTCCGCTTTTAAGCACCATTATAGAAAgatattttcttcacgaatccaacggggtcctcagaattttgaaatttgcaaaactaaagatgttacgacaatttcaaactcaccttgatttttttagcatttttcagatattaattatgcgtttttgagcttgttttttgaagaaaaaacataggagttgcactaatccgatttttttgccataatcttcattactgtatactcaactcgaaaaattttttcgcatcaaaaattgcaaattttcataaggggttagcctttgctaaaaaaaatgcaaaaaaaataaaatgtgaaattttaagtaattttgttaattgttcgaatcttcttcgaattttgaattgCGGAATGgtgaaaaattttcgaaattcgaaaaaattaaggagttacagcgtttttggtcttgaaaacgaccttgaatttttacgcccaaaaaaatttggttttagcaatgtttttcacagaaaactttacagtattgcttcatccagcacctctacggaaagagtttttcctcacgaatccaacggtgtatgaaaaattgtgaagattgcaaaactaatgaagttacagcacttgcaaactcacgttgttttttttgtattttctggatatgaattatgcgtttttgacgcaatactgtatagtttttaagagtattgcttcgtccagcaccattacggaaagagattttcttcacgaatccaacggtgtcctcagaattttgaaattcgcaaaactaaagatgctacagcaatttcaaactcaccttgattttttttgcatttttcggatattaattatgcgattttgagcttgttttttgaagaaaaaacataggagttgcactaatccgaattttttgccattatcttcaatactgtatactcaactcgaaaatttttttcgcatcaaaaattgcaaattttcataaggggttagcctttgctaaaaaaatgcaaaaaaaaatagaatgtgaaattttaagtaattttgttaattgttcgaatcttcttcgaatttcgaattgcggaatgctggaaaattttcgaaattcgaaaaaattaaggagttacagcgtttttggtcttgaaaactacCTTGattttttacgcccaaaaaatcgTTTTAGCAAAGTTTTTCACAGAAATCTTTACaatattgcttcatctagcacttTTATTTTCTGTATTGACAACCTGCTTAATAGCTGCACTAttatttccgttttttttttggttttctttgtttttattttgccttttaataaataaaattaagagTACATCATAGAAATACAAAAGACATTCAGAATGAATTAACAtgaagaacaaaataaaaaattatcaaaatgtaGTAGTCATGAACCTTGGCAGATGGGGGAATGTCGATGATGAGACAAGATGTTTGCTTACTTACTAGTGTTAGTATACATACTTAAACATCCAATTGATCTAGAAATACCTTAAAGGTATTCTTCATATGTTCACTGGCTAAGGGTTTCTTGTACAAGGTTTCTCTTAAAGCATAACGGCATGATTTTATATTATACAAAGATTGAAATTTCAACTCGCTGCGCAATAAACCCAATTGTTGTAGTATATAATTTAGAACTCTACGCTCTTGTTTGGTTTTTACAGCATAATCAATGCATTCCTTATACAAAGACATGGCCAAATCTAGAGCAACGGGAGAGGATTGTGCCAAATGACCACATTTTAGGGTAGTAAAGATGAGTAATAGCAAATAGTTGTCATCATTAAATTGCTGGAAAAATTATAGCTTAATTACATGGTTTCCATAgggcaaatgaaaagttttgtcATACCTCTATAACACCTTTAAAGGCTTCCAGCTTGTCCGCTTCGATAAGGGATTCAAACATTTGCAGGCTACATGGCTTTTGACTGAGACAAAAGGTTTCTGCTGTGGACCCAGCTATGGTGGTGGTATTCTCGGCAAATGTTACACTTTTATTGGAGGCAAATGACTCATTGGCATTTAGCATTTTTGAGGTAAAGGCTTGTGTGGTGGTGTAGGCTGTCTCCTCGGCAGCATTTTCTGCATAGTCATCTTCATCGGCTTCTTCAGTGGTATCATTATGATGTTCACCATAAATATCATCCTCTTCATCGATTTCCTCATCAACAGTATCATCGTCTTCATCCTCCTCctcgtcgtcatcatcaaccTCCTCATCTTCGTCTTGTTCACCTTCAGATTGATCTTCCTCCATTTCATCTAAAGCATTGGGATTAGGGGATGACTCCATGGCCTCTTTTATACGCATGCGACCTTCATAGCCAAACTATaaaaggcaaaaattaaagtttttatgttcttttcaattgtatataacttTTTTTCATATACCTGATTGCCATCCAGATTTAGTCTTTTAAGATGAGGTTTATTATGCATGGCAGTGGCCAAGACCAAACCACCATCGgcacaaatttcattgaagccTAAATCAACCACCTCTAATTCGAGATGAGATTCTTCTAAAGCCTCGGCAAAATGATAGGCTCCATTGGTTTTTAGCAAGCAGTCACCGAAATTTATTTCACGAAgactgaaaattaaaaaagaaagttTTCAATATGTTCCGACACTAAAAATAAAACCCAAATGTTTCATAAACTCTCTAAACTCTTTGTTTcctattcctttttttttcgttaCTCATTTAAATTCAAACTTACTGTGGTGTAAAACTAAATGCCTCCGCTAAATGCTGAGCTCCCTTGCTGGTCACTGTGTTATCATTCAAATTCAACACCCTCAAGTTGGGATTCTTTTTAAATCCCTCGGCCAAGGCAGCTATCCCATCGTGATAGATGGAATTTTGTGGCATAGCAATCTCTTCTAAAGTCTTAAtggtggaaaatatttttgctattgCTTTGGCACCATCATTCTCCAAACGATTTCGACCTGTTATAAAAACCTTCAATTTCAAAGGCGTACCAGCCGCCGTGCTGGTGCGATGACAGTCCAACAGAGCCTTTGATAACATTTGTCCACCACCAATGCCCAAACCACAATTGTTCAAATGTAGCTCTTGCAGTGTATAGCAGACTTTGGATCTTAAAAGGTCTTCTAGCCCCACCATGCCATTGGGACCCAAAGCATTATCGCTAAGATCCAATACTGTGAGCTGAGCCTGCGCTACCATGAGCCCACTGCCCAAATGCTTTAAAGCTTGAGGAATTTCAGTCTTTAAACGTCGCGTAAACATATTCTTCCACAAGGCCTTGCGAAATTCTGGATGTTTTTCCAAAGCCTTACCAATGGCTGCAGCCGCATCTATACCCAAAGTATTGCCATCCAATTTTAGATAATGGACCACCTTTTGTGTTTCCAAAGCTGAGACGACATCCTTGACTGCAAATATAAAGATAAAGACAAAAATACAGAGTACAGTTAATTAGCTTCCTGTTGGTTGTTGGAAAAAGAAGCCCTCACCATCCTCAGCCGTATCCCAAGTTAGTTGCTTATCTTCAAATGTTACACCTTCCTCCTTAACATCCTGCAATTCTTTGGCAATGTTAGCAAATGAAAAAGTAGCAGCCatattttttaacaatatttatgtaattataaaagaaacaaacaacaattttagcAAATTACGACGACCGCCAAGTGTTTCAAAAGTTTTTGCAATGTCTCCTTTGCGCAaaaataacctcaaaaaagCCGCTTTCGTTTGTTTAGTTGCAGCTGTTGCCAGTGTTGCATATGCTTATGCTATTTTTACAACTGTGGGTTAACGTGCCATTACTTAAATAGTTATACTAACGTAATACCAAGCAGTAACGTTAAAGCGTATTTACCAAGATGGATTAATAtaggtggtctcacgcaaatagctgaaaacagccggctagtttgacggtattagctgtgttcgggaactcaaaaatgtgtgtaaatttacacaaatttttactgaaagtcgttggcgtactttatttgccatcaGAAAAGAGCGTGAGatagagcaaattttgacagttcgaaaataaagaacctgcaaatttctactgggactttttttggaaacaaaaatttgcaactttgaacagatgttttgcaaaggtcagctgttttatgaaaagcagtcGTTATATGAAAAtgcaaaatggatcaaaaagacAGAGGCaagtaacaaataaaaatatacaatagTTTACTGGGAATAAttcaatttgtttcatttttatttacttttaatgaagattcatggCAGCAGCTAGTGTCCAGGTACAGAAAACagttatttggaaaatcttgaacACTTTTATTCGTCGATCATCTAATACCGTATCATGCACTTTGGCTAcaatttgtgttgttgtttctgtttttGGACATCCACTACGTGGTTCATCGTCAGTGCTTGTACGACCACACTTAAATTCTGTAGCCCAATTTTTTAATGTTGCATATGAAGGAGCACTTTCACCTAACACATTCACCATATCATTATGAATTTCTTGTCtcgataaacattttttatgtaaatatttaatgACATCAcgcatttcaaatttttccaTTGTAAAAAAATCGCAGATGCGTCTTTTGTGAACAACTGTTTCTATATGAAAGAGTTGCCAGATcgaaacaaaatttaacatgtGTTCATAGCAGAgatggaaattttcaaaactcTTAACTTTTTTCTGTTTATACCGCGCTTTTTGTGCTAGGCTAAGAAGTTTCCGAAGCACCCTCGTACATGCCGTGAAATAGCACATTTAGCGACTAATCGTCCCGATAAAAACAGCTGTAgtttgtttaccgattgctgCATAATATAACAGTGTGTTCGCGTACTTATCCAGAAACAATTTGCAGAGAAACCAGAagttaaaaaattctttaactcttgggtgtggcttttgtgggatttattTGCATAGTTGCattttcaacgcaacgctcatAAACAAATCTCAACGCGTTCATGCTGCGCgaggtatgtaactccaccttaaTTGCTGTTGCTGCGTTATGTTTCCTTACCTTCTAAACTACCTTAAAAGTGTAAgagaaaaccaaatttgttaagAGGAGGTTTATCCCCACAGTAAATTAATGTTCCGGTTAGCTAACAcgaacttttatttatttttttagcccattgcaaaacaattaaaggtggtctcatttgcacaacaaccacaaatcatatggtgcattTTGCCAGATTGTCATCAAGCGGAACGACGTTTTGCAAACACAGACAAAGAAGATTGTGTGCGTTTGTGCGTACATAACcagaaaatattcgaaagaagataacaacaaagagaat
The Stomoxys calcitrans chromosome 3, idStoCalc2.1, whole genome shotgun sequence genome window above contains:
- the LOC106088844 gene encoding ran GTPase-activating protein, yielding MAATFSFANIAKELQDVKEEGVTFEDKQLTWDTAEDVKDVVSALETQKVVHYLKLDGNTLGIDAAAAIGKALEKHPEFRKALWKNMFTRRLKTEIPQALKHLGSGLMVAQAQLTVLDLSDNALGPNGMVGLEDLLRSKVCYTLQELHLNNCGLGIGGGQMLSKALLDCHRTSTAAGTPLKLKVFITGRNRLENDGAKAIAKIFSTIKTLEEIAMPQNSIYHDGIAALAEGFKKNPNLRVLNLNDNTVTSKGAQHLAEAFSFTPHLREINFGDCLLKTNGAYHFAEALEESHLELEVVDLGFNEICADGGLVLATAMHNKPHLKRLNLDGNQFGYEGRMRIKEAMESSPNPNALDEMEEDQSEGEQDEDEEVDDDDEEEDEDDDTVDEEIDEEDDIYGEHHNDTTEEADEDDYAENAAEETAYTTTQAFTSKMLNANESFASNKSVTFAENTTTIAGSTAETFCLSQKPCSLQMFESLIEADKLEAFKGVIEQFNDDNYLLLLIFTTLKCGHLAQSSPVALDLAMSLYKECIDYAVKTKQERRVLNYILQQLGLLRSELKFQSLYNIKSCRYALRETLYKKPLASEHMKNTFKVFLDQLDV